The following coding sequences are from one Nicotiana tabacum cultivar K326 chromosome 1, ASM71507v2, whole genome shotgun sequence window:
- the LOC107798454 gene encoding acid beta-fructofuranosidase 2, vacuolar-like yields the protein MQKMAETNNSVPYTQLPAEDNNTSVNSPAGCRLRPKRVSFIVLTGLVAALLLFVAVKYGKNEAEDVNPGPVPPQETVCNMLGSNLMPLTSMKTVARGVAEGVSAKSRGRFLGLRPFPWTKQMLAWQRTSFHFQPKKNWMNDPNGPLFYKGWYHLFYQYNPEAAVWGNIVWGHAVSRDLIHWQHLPVAMVADQWYDINGVWTGSATILPDGKLVMLYTGSTNESVQVQNLAYPADPSDPLLIKWVKYEGNPVLVPPPGIAAKDFRDPTTAWTTPQGKWRITIGSKVNKTGISLVYDTIDFKNFELLDGVLHGVSGTGMWECVDFYPVSKVVENGLDTSDNGPAVKHVLKSSLDDDRNDYYALGTYDAVAGKWVPDNPTIDVGIGLRYDYGNFYASKTFYDQEKKRRVLWAWITESDSEAADICKGWASLQPIPRTIKYDKKTGSNIITWPVAEVENLRFNSKEFDKVEVKPGNVVPLEVGTATQLDIMAEFEVDPKVLEKLEGSNATYECRSSGGSAERGALGPFGLLVLTDKGLSEQTPIYFYIAKDAAGNFTTFFCNDLTRSSEATDVRKLIYGSTVPVLQGEKLSLRTLVDHSIVESFAQNGRTAITSRLYPTKAIYEDAKLYLFNNATDVTITASVKIWQIHSANIQSS from the exons ATGCAAAAGATGGCGGAAACAAACAATAGCGTTCCTTACACCCAATTACCGGCGGAGGACAATAACACCTCCGTTAATTCTCCGGCCGGATGCCGGCTACGACCCAAAAGAGTGTCGTTTATAGTATTAACAGGGCTGGTGGCAGCTTTGTTACTTTTTGTGGCAGTGAAATATGGGAAAAACGAGGCGGAGGATGTGAATCCAGGGCCAGTACCACCACAAGAAACCGTGTGCAATATGCTTGGTTCTAATCTAATGCCGCTGACCAGCATGAAGACGGTGGCGCGTGGGGTGGCAGAAGGTGTCTCCGCCAAGTCACGCGGTCGTTTCTTGGGATTACGGCCGTTTCCATGGACCAAACAAATGTTGGCTTGGCAAAGAACATCCTTCCACTTTCAACCTAAGAAGAATTGGATGAATG ATCCTAATG gtCCCTTATTCTACAAAGGATGGTACCATTTGTTCTATCAATACAATCCAGAGGCTGCAGTATGGGGAAATATTGTATGGGGCCATGCAGTTTCAAGAGACTTAATTCACTGGCAACACCTTCCAGTTGCTATGGTTGCGGATCAATGGTACGACATTAATGGTGTATGGACCGGATCCGCAACCATTTTACCCGATGGTAAACTCGTCATGTTGTATACTGGGTCAACCAACGAGTCAGTACAGGTTCAAAATTTAGCGTACCCGGCTGACCCATCGGATCCTCTCCTAATAAAATGGGTCAAGTATGAGGGCAACCCGGTTCTTGTACCACCACCCGGAATTGCTGCTAAGGATTTCCGTGACCCCACCACTGCATGGACCACACCACAAGGCAAATGGCGGATTACTATTGGTTCAAAAGttaataaaactggaatttcattGGTCTATGACACTATTGATTTTAAGAATTTTGAGTTGCTGGATGGGGTGCTCCATGGTGTATCGGGTACGGGTATGTGGGAATGTGTGGATTTTTACCCGGTTTCGAAAGTTGTTGAAAATGGGCTTGACACTTCAGATAATGGGCCTGCAGTAAAACATGTGTTAAAGTCCAGTCTTGATGATGATAGAAATGATTATTATGCACTTGGAACTTATGATGCTGTGGCTGGAAAATGGGTTCCTGATAATCCCACTATTGATGTTGGTATTGGATTAAGATATGATTATGGAAATTTTTATGCATCAAAAACATTTTATGAccaagagaaaaagagaagagtcCTTTGGGCTTGGATTACTGAAAGTGATAGTGAAGCTGCTGATATTTGCAAAGGTTGGGCATCACTTCAG CCCATTCCAAGGACTATAAAATATGACAAGAAGACAGGAAGCAATATAATTACTTGGCCAGTGGCAGAggttgagaatttgagatttaacAGCAAGGAATTCGACAAGGTGGAGGTCAAGCCAGGAAATGTTGTTCCACTAGAAGTTGGCACTGCCACTCAG TTGGACATAATGGCTGAGTTTGAAGTAGACCCTAAGGTCTTGGAGAAATTAGAAGGAAGTAATGCTACATATGAGTGCAGAAGCAGCGGTGGATCTGCTGAACGTGGTGCCTTAGGACCATTTGGTTTATTGGTTTTAACAGATAAGGGATTGTCCGAGCAAACTCCAATTTACTTCTACATTGCTAAAGACGCTGCTGGAAATTTCACCACATTCTTCTGCAATGATCTTACCAG GTCATCTGAAGCAACAGATGTTCGCAAACTAATCTACGGAAGCACAGTTCCAGTCCTCCAAGGAGAGAAGCTTTCTCTAAGAACACTG GTGGATCATTCAATAGTAGAAAGTTTTGCACAAAATGGAAGGACAGCAATAACATCAAGGTTATATCCAACAAAGGCAATATATGAAGATGCTAAGCTCTACTTGTTTAACAATGCTACAGATGTTACCATTACTGCCTCGGTCAAGATTTGGCAAATACATTCTGCAAATATACAATCTAGTTAA